The following is a genomic window from Trachemys scripta elegans isolate TJP31775 chromosome 16, CAS_Tse_1.0, whole genome shotgun sequence.
NNNNNNNNNNNNNNNNNNNNNNNNNNNNNNNNNNNNNNNNNNNNNNNNNNNNNNNNNNNNNNNNNNNNNNNNNNNNNNNNNNNNNNNNNNNNNNNNNNNNNNNNNNNNNNNNNNNNNNNNNNNNNNNNNNNNNNNNNNNNNNNNNNNNNNNNNNNNNNNNNNNNNNNNNNNNNNNNNNNNNNNNNNNNNNNNNNNNNNNNNNNNNNNNNNNNNNNNNNNNNNNNNNNNNNNNNNNNNNNNNNNNNNNNNNNNNNNNNNNNNNNNNNNNNNNNNNNNNNNNNNNNNNNNNNNNNNNNNNNNNNNNNNNNNNNNNNNNNNNNNNNNNNNNNNNNNNNNNNNNNNNNNNNNNNNNNNNNNNNNNNNNNNNNNNNNNNNNNNNNNNNNNNNNNNNNNNNNNNNNNNNNNNNNNNNNNNNNNNNNNNNNNNNNNNNNNNNNNNNNNNNNNNNNNNNNNNNNNNNNNNNNNNNNNNNNNNNNNNNNNNNNNNNNNNNNNNNNNNNNNNNNNNNNNNNNNNNNNNNNNNNNNNNNNNNNNNNNNNNNNNNNNNNNNNNNNNNNNNNNNNNNNNNNNNNNNNNNNNNNNNNNNNNNNNNNNNNNNNNNNNNNNNNNNNNNNNNNNNNNNNNNNNNNNNNNNNNNNNNNNNNNNNNNNNNNNNNNNNNNNNNNNNNNNNNNNNNNNNNNNNNNNNNNNNNNNNNNNNNNNNNNNNNNNNNNNNNNNNNNNNNNNNNNNNNNNNNNNNNNNNNNNNNNNNNNNNNNNNNNNNNNNNNNNNNNNNNNNNNNNNNNNNNNNNNNNNNNNNNNNNNNNNNNNNNNNNNNNNNNNNNNNNNNNNNNNNNNNNNNNNNNNNNNNNNNNNNNNNNNNNNNNNNNNNNNNNNNNNNNNNNNNNNNNNNNNNNNNNNNNNNNNNNNNNNNNNNNNNNNNNNNNNNNNNNNNNNNNNNNNNNNNNNNNNNNNNNNNNNNNNNNNNNNNNNNNNNNNNNNNNNNNNNNNNNNNNNNNNNNNNNNNNNNNNNNNNNNNNNNNNNNNNNNNNNNNNNNNNNNNNNNNNNNNNNNNNNNNNNNNNNNNNNNNNNNNNNNNNNNNNNNNNNNNNNNNNNNNNNNNNNNNNNNNNNNNNNNNNNNNNNNNNNNNNNNNNNNNNNNNNNNNNNNNNNNNNNNNNNNNNNNNNNNNNNNNNNNNNNNNNNNNNNNNNNNNNNNNNNNNNNNNNNNNNNNNNNNNNNNNNNNNNNNNNNNNNNNNNNNNNNNNNNNNNNNNNNNNNNNNNNNNNNNNNNNNNNNNNNNNNNNNNNNNNNNNNNNNNNNNNNNNNNNNNNNNNNNNNNNNNNNNNNNNNNNNNNNNNNNNNNNNNNNNNNNNNNNNNNNNNNNNNNNNNNNNNNNNNNNNNNNNNNNNNNNNNNNNNNNNNNNNNNNNNNNNNNNNNNNNNNNNNNNNNNNNNNNNNNNNNNNNNNNNNNNNNNNNNNNNNNNNNNNNNNNNNNNNNNNNNNNNNNNNNNNNNNNNNNNNNNNNNNNNNNNNNNNNNNNNNNNNNNNNNNNNNNNNNNNNNNNNNNNNNNNNNNNNNNNNNNNNNNNNNNNNNNNNNNNNNNNNNNNNNNNNNNNNNNNNNNNNNNNNNNNNNNNNNNNNNNNNNNNNNNNNNNNNNNNNNNNNNNNNNNNNNNNNNNNNNNNNNNNNNNNNNNNNNNNNNNNNNNNNNNNNNNNNNNNNNNNNNNNNNNNNNNNNNNNNNNNNNNNNNNNNNNNNNNNNNNNNNNNNNNNNNNNNNNNNNNNNNNNNNNNNNNNNNNNNNNNNNNNNNNNNNNNNNNNNNNNNNNNNNNNNNNNNNNNNNNNNNNNNNNNNNNNNNNNNNNNNNNNNNNNNNNNNNNNNNNNNNNNNNNNNNNNNNNNNNNNNNNNNNNNNNNNNNNNNNNNNNNNNNNNNNNNNNNNNNNNNNNNNNNNNNNNNNNNNNNNNNNNNNNNNNNNNNNNNNNNNNNNNNNNNNNNNNNNNNNNNNNNNNNNNNNNNNNNNNNNNNNNNNNNNNNNNNNNNNNNNNNNNNNNNNNNNNNNNNNNNNNNNNNNNNNNNNNNNNNNNNNNNNNNNNNNNNNNNNNNNNNNNNNNNNNNNNNNNNNNNNNNNNNNNNNNNNNNNNNNNNNNNNNNNNNNNNNNNNNNNNNNNNNNNNNNNNNNNNNNNNNNNNNNNNNNNNNNNNNNNNNNNNNNNNNNNNNNNNNNNNNNNNNNNNNNNNNNNNNNNNNNNNNNNNNNNNNNNNNNNNNNNNNNNNNNNNNNNNNNNNNNNNNNNNNNNNNNNNNNNNNNNNNNNNNNNNNNNNNNNNNNNNNNNNNNNNNNNNNNNNNNNNNNNNNNNNNNNNNNNNNNNNNNNNNNNNNNNNNNNNNNNNNNNNNNNNNNNNNNNNNNNNNNNNNNNNNNNNNNNNNNNNNNNNNNNNNNNNNNNNNNNNNNNNNNNNNNNNNNNNNNNNNNNNNNNNNNNNNNNNNNNNNNNNNNNNNNNNNNNNNNNNNNNNNNNNNNNNNNNNNNNNNNNNNNNNNNNNNNNNNNNNNNNNNNNNNNNNNNNNNNNNNNNNNNNNNNNNNNNNNNNNNNNNNNNNNNNNNNNNNNCCCCTCCCCGCTGGGAGctctgcctgccctgacccccccctgGCCTGTGCCACCCAGCTGCGCCCCCCCcgcctgaccccctcccacggAGCCACCCTCTGGCCGTGGGGAGCCGGGGCCTGGCGCTGGAGGCCCCGCAGGTgcggggcaggggctgagggTTTAGCCGGGCGAAGCCCCCGTGACTTTGGCAGACTGTGAGCGGCCCTGGCCCCCTGgctgggcagggccctggggcggAGCCGCCCCCTTGCTCGGTCCCAAGACCCTCCCCTGGTTTACTACACTGGCCTCTTTCTGATTCCTTGCAGGCTGGCAGGGGCGACGGCGTCGAGTGAGGCCAAGCGCTCAGGTGGGTGCCAGGGCAGTGGAGCTGGCGCTGCTAATGTGCCCATGGTTGCGGGGCTGGTTTCTGGAGAGCTGGCACCCGTCTGGCCTGCAGAGCTCCTACTGGCTGCGGGGTCAGGGCAGGAGCACGGCTCTTCCTGGAGATAAAGCCCCCTCACCCCCGCGCGCCAGCTGCGGTGCCATAATGCAAGTCCTtagccatacacacacacacacacacgcccaccTCTCCCCGGTGGGGTTTATCCCTGGGGCCTCTGTGTGGGACTGAGAGTCCCAGCAGAGAGTCCCATTGCAATGAGGATGCACATGCTCCAGATGCGCTAATTCTCCTGTGAGGGGCAGTcctaggggcagggcctgggggtgggTGACTCACGGGGGGCAGAGCCTggagctcctggctccccacaCTGAGTTTGGGTTTGACCCAGACTCCCTTGGTGACATCGTAGGGATGGGGGGAGGCTGTTGGCCAGAAAGTATCAAAGACCCTTTTCTTGGGGGCCCCCCGCCCTGGCATGTGCTCTGCTGGGGCTCAGTCAGTGTCACTCACAAGCTTGTTAGACTCAGTGGAAACCTGACGAGTGCTGACAGTAAAATCTTTCTTCTGCCTGGGTGTCGTCTGCCCATCTATCCAAAGTGGCACCTCCTCTCCGCAGCCTGGCCACTCCGATTGCAGGCCCAGACTCTGAACCCCTCTCCCCTCTCTTCTCAGTGAGCCCGCTGGTGGCCACGCCATGCTGGCAAGCAGAAGACTTTGTCGTTGTTCTGGATTGTGCCCCATGCACGATCTTCCAAGCAGTAAGTGGAGATGAACTGCCCTGCAGCTGGgtagcagggctgggggtggggggctcgcTGTCTAGTGCTGGTGGTTacaccctgccctggccccttgcTTGGGGAGTGCTGCATGGGATGCTCCCTGCCTGGGTCAGCCTGAAGATCCctcagggtgggtggggggacacCAGCTGTTGTGCCccgcagagcagagacccctcggggctggcagggggaatGACACAGCCTGCCCCACAGAGTGTGTGAAAGTGGGTTTGGTTTGATTGCAGAAGACGATGCCCGAGTGCAGCACGACTGGCTTCATCGAGCAAATTAACTGCGCCGTgtccaagaaggaggagtacaGGAGGTAAGCCAAGGCCGGGACCCTGCAGTTCGGTTTGGCTCAGGCGCAGTGTGGGGCGGCCCAGGCTCACTGGGACAGAGCCCGGGGAGGCACATTGGGCTCCTGGGCATGGCTGCTTCATGCTGTATCCGGAGCACCTCagcttggcgggggggggagactgCACCTAGCATGGCTATAATGGGGCCCACTGCAGCCAGGCTCCCCTGTAATCCGCTGGCCAAGCCGTGCGGCGCTCCGATCCCAGCCCTGTCgactctctcctctctctgcagctgccGCTCCGTGGTGACGGAAGCACACAGCTTCTGGAAGTTCGAGGGGGCCATGATCTGTGTGGCTGTGGTCTTTGCCCTGTTGGTCATGTGCCGCCAGCGGGTGCTGGACAGGAAGGCCCTGGAGAAAGTTCGCAAGCAGATCGAGTCCATTTAATATCTGTCGACCTCGCAGCAGCCCCGGTGCTGCCCACCTCCTCTCCTGTGCGGGGAACTGGGGCACGGATGCTAATCCCCTTTCCCGCtccagggagctgcaggaggaggagactgGCGTCAGAGACAGATCTGCTGTGTCCTGGCAGAGAGCAGCTCTCTGACCGCTTGGGAGCGTGGTTCAGCCAACTCAGAGCCACGCCGAACGCCACTCGGCTTGCTCCTTGGAGACTCAGCAGCCGGCTGGGGGTTCCCCTCGGTCCATCTCACCcgccatgaggagggctggggtcCCATCCCTTCTTAGCCCCTTCTCTCCTGCCGTCAGTGCGCACGAGGAGTCCCTTTGTGACTGGCAGCTCCTGGTGGGATATGGGGCGTGTGCCCAGTGGGGGCTGCCACTTTGCATCCCTCAGCATTAACGCAGCCCCCCTCCTTCCGCAGGTTCTGAGACAGTAAACCCTGAGCCTGGATGCAGGAGCCGCCTCTGGGCAGCCAGTGCCCTGCTGTGCTGGCTGTCCAGCCCGGTGCAGTGCGGGAGGCTGTTGGTTAATACAGGCTGGGGGGGACTTGCTGTCTAGTTCCTGCCGGAGCGGAGCGTGACCCTGCCTGGCTGAGCGGCTCCTCCGTTCCCTCAGGGTGACATGTGGTCCCGGGCAGCTGGCTTGTCTGCTCAGGGAGTCCggccagccctctccctgccctgggtGCACCCGTCCCATGACCCCAGAGCAGCAGGCCAGGTCCAGGCCAGGTCCTGCTGCTCCATGCTGGTGCCGGGGCTGGTCTGGGGGGCACGAGGGGCTCGAAGCTTGTCCAGCCTGTTTGCATTGAGCTTAGACCAGCCC
Proteins encoded in this region:
- the JTB gene encoding protein JTB; the encoded protein is MLRGSVFRPGAEEAGNDAILGRSLGTQAHGMSPEIPPYKPHAAEVPPDWCWLPRRPRAARPHAALGSSHAEVTVIDASVDVGGAYRCPRQRAALAPWLGRALGRSRPLARSQDPPLVYYTGLFLIPCRLAGATASSEAKRSVSPLVATPCWQAEDFVVVLDCAPCTIFQAKTMPECSTTGFIEQINCAVSKKEEYRSCRSVVTEAHSFWKFEGAMICVAVVFALLVMCRQRVLDRKALEKVRKQIESI